The nucleotide window TGAACGGCTCGCGGTCGATGATGGGCACGAAGTCGTAATGCCTGGATTGAGTCAGATTCGACATGGAGGTCTCCTTTTGTGGATTGTGGTCCGGAGCGTTTGCCTGAGCTATAGACTCTGGAGGTATTCGAGGGCTTCCGCCTTGGACACCACGTCGCCGTACTTGGCGTGGATGTCGAACAGATTGGCTTCGTGCGGCCCGTCGTGCCGGTCGCCAACGCATTCGCGGACCACGATTGGCCGGTAGCCGTGCTGTACGGCGTCAACCGCGGAGGCGCGGATGCAGCCCGAGGTGGTGCAGCCCAGAATGATGAGCGTGTCCGCGCCCCTGGCGGCCAGGATCGATGAAAGGCTGGTGCCGAAGAAACAGCTTGCGTAGTTTTTGGTCAGGACCGTTTCTCCCTCGGGCGGGGCGACCTCGTCGCAGAACTCGGCATACAGATTGCCGGGCACCAGGTCCTTGAGCACCGGCGCCTTGAGCGTCCAGACGCCTCCGTCCTCGTAATTGGTCGGGTTGTAGAGCACCCGGGTATGGATCACCGGCACGCCCCCGGCGCGGGCCGCCTTGATGACGTCCGGCACCTCCTTCAGGCAAGCCACGACGCCCGGCGCATAGAGCGGCGAACCTTCGGTCGTATATCCCTTGAGCAGGTCGATAACGATAACGACCGGTTTCTTGCCGAAGCCGAGACGATTGTCCCAGACGCCGGCGTAGTTTTTATCGGCAGCTTGCGCCATGATGCTCTCCCCTTCGTTTGGCAGTTTGCAAGTCGTTTCCCGGTTGCCGTGGCGCCGGACACCCTGCGGTTGCATGGAACCAGGTTGCCGCGG belongs to Gammaproteobacteria bacterium and includes:
- a CDS encoding isochorismatase family protein, whose translation is MAQAADKNYAGVWDNRLGFGKKPVVIVIDLLKGYTTEGSPLYAPGVVACLKEVPDVIKAARAGGVPVIHTRVLYNPTNYEDGGVWTLKAPVLKDLVPGNLYAEFCDEVAPPEGETVLTKNYASCFFGTSLSSILAARGADTLIILGCTTSGCIRASAVDAVQHGYRPIVVRECVGDRHDGPHEANLFDIHAKYGDVVSKAEALEYLQSL